In one Mycobacterium sp. NBC_00419 genomic region, the following are encoded:
- a CDS encoding NAD(P)H-binding protein — translation MLLITGPSGNVGSEVVDVLKARLAADEWRVGGRHPEPLRSRVEGRAQVCRFDFFEPATWQAALEGVDTMFLLFPLPTNRAAREAVIPFLRAAEEAGCRHVVYLSVFGADRARVIPHYKAEAALRASAMSWTLLRCSFFMQNLHRSISTHGTDIVERGELFIPAGRGLTSFIDARDAADVAVLALSDPPRHRNAVYHLTGPTILSMADVAAALTETLGYQVTYTRPGLVRFAARLHRRGVGWDAIAFMAAVYTLTRLGRNQPITDEVEQLLGRPPRSLEVFLQDSAWRWEQRAWT, via the coding sequence GTGCTGTTGATCACGGGACCGTCGGGCAACGTGGGCAGCGAAGTGGTGGACGTGCTCAAGGCGCGCCTGGCGGCTGACGAGTGGCGGGTAGGGGGTCGCCACCCGGAGCCGTTGCGTTCCCGCGTGGAGGGTCGGGCCCAGGTGTGCCGCTTCGACTTCTTCGAGCCGGCGACGTGGCAGGCGGCGCTCGAGGGGGTCGACACGATGTTTCTGCTGTTCCCGCTGCCTACTAATCGTGCCGCTCGCGAGGCCGTGATTCCTTTCCTACGGGCAGCCGAGGAGGCCGGCTGTCGTCACGTGGTCTATCTGTCGGTGTTCGGCGCCGACCGCGCCCGCGTGATCCCGCACTACAAGGCCGAAGCCGCATTGCGGGCGTCCGCGATGAGCTGGACGCTGCTGCGGTGCAGTTTCTTCATGCAGAACCTGCACCGTTCGATCTCGACTCACGGCACCGACATCGTCGAGCGCGGCGAGTTATTCATTCCGGCCGGACGTGGACTGACCAGCTTCATCGACGCCCGCGATGCCGCCGACGTCGCCGTGCTGGCACTGTCCGACCCGCCACGGCATCGCAACGCCGTCTATCACCTCACCGGGCCGACGATATTGAGCATGGCCGACGTCGCCGCGGCTTTGACCGAAACCCTCGGCTATCAGGTCACTTACACCCGCCCGGGCCTGGTGCGATTTGCCGCCCGCTTGCATCGCCGGGGCGTGGGCTGGGACGCCATCGCGTTCATGGCGGCGGTGTACACGCTGACGCGGCTGGGACGTAACCAGCCGATCACCGACGAAGTCGAACAGTTGCTGGGGCGTCCGCCGCGCAGCCTGGAGGTGTTCCTGCAGGACAGTGCGTGGCGCTGGGAACAACGTGCCTGGACCTGA